In Acipenser ruthenus chromosome 1, fAciRut3.2 maternal haplotype, whole genome shotgun sequence, the genomic stretch CTGCAGCATTTCTGTACTGGTGCAGTGGCAGACAGCAGATCGAGCAGTAAGGTGTGCAGAACAAGGGGGACTACATTCAAAAAACAGAACAACATACAACAGCAGACATCATGAGCTACGACCCCTATAATCCCCGCAGGCCCTGGGATGATTATAGGAGCATCCTTCCAGCCAAGTCCACCATCTCCTCCTCCATGTATCCACTGCACCGATCCTCCCCCTCCGTGAAGAGGTCCATCCGgacctccctctcctccatgcCGGACTCCCTGGACAGGGTGGACCTTTCCCAGATGAGCACCCTCAACACCGAATTGCTCGGCCTGAGGGCCAAGGAGAAGGAGCAGCTGGTGGACCTCAACGACCGCTTTGCCACCTACATCGAGAAGGTCCACTatctggagcagcagaacaaggTGCTACTGGTGGAGCTGGAAGCCCTCAGACAGAGGCAGAATGACCCCTCCCGACTGCACCACATTTATGAGCAGGAAGTGCGCAGTCTGAGGGCTCTGCTGGACACGGAGACCAACGAGAAGATGCGCATGGAGGCAGAGAGGGACCACCTGCGGGATGTCTATGGCCAGATGAAGGACAAGTATGAGGAAGAGGTGCGTCTGCGTATGGATGCTGAGGACACCCTGCACAAGATCCGGGAGGCGGCAGATAAGGCAGTGCTGGCCAACAGCGATATTGACGGCAGCATCAGCTCCCTGGTGAACGAGATCTCTTTCCTCAGGAAGGTCTTCTCCGAGGAGAATAATGAGCTTTCATCGCAGATCCAAGCTGCCAGCATTACTGTAGACAAGGAGGTGGCCAAGCCTGACCTCTCCCTGGCTCTGAAGGAGATCCGATCCCAGTATGAGAAACTGGCCAACAAGAACATGCAAGCCGCTGAAGACTGGTACAGGGCCAAGTTTGCCACCGTAGCTGAGATGACCAGCAAGAACAACGAAGCGGTGAGGTCCATCAGAGAAGAGACCACAGAGTACAGGAGGCTGCTCCAGTCCCGGTCCTCAGAGATCGAAGCCCTCAAGACTGTCATTCAGTCCCTCAACAAGCAACTAGAGGATCTGGAGGAAAGGCAGTCCAGAGAAGTGGAGAAGTATCAGGTAAAGGCTTGCACTGTGACTGCACTGTGGCTTGCATGTTTGCTTTGCTTGgaagagaacacacacacacacactgcacctgTGAGATGAAACACGTATACCTcagtgttaaaaacaaaatacctaCCAATTAAACTCCATGGATTTTACATTCCTCATAATAGATTTTAGTTAAACAGTTTGCTTTTTTGCTGTTTCTATCATCTTTTATTGGGACAGgcgtactgtatttaaaaaggataACCAAAAATAACTAAGAATATGTTTGTAAAAGGATACCAATCAATGGGTTGTACTGTGGCTGAAGGTTAAATAAGCACTAAAGATTCATATCAGTTTTTATGATGCAGAAATGCCAATTTTAAGTTTGAAGTTGCACATAAAACCTGCTAGCTtcaattttttttaccttttagtatttaaagaaaaaggctATTACAATTTGATCAGATAAAGTATGTACTGCAAGTTTTTACATTGCATATATGTGACTTCAATCCTTAAGGGGTGAACCTGACATGTTGTATATTAAGTCCTTGCTtcttggtgtttttattttaggaAAGGATAAACGAGTTAGAGAAAGATATCAATGATGCCA encodes the following:
- the neff2 gene encoding neurofilament light polypeptide; the encoded protein is MSYDPYNPRRPWDDYRSILPAKSTISSSMYPLHRSSPSVKRSIRTSLSSMPDSLDRVDLSQMSTLNTELLGLRAKEKEQLVDLNDRFATYIEKVHYLEQQNKVLLVELEALRQRQNDPSRLHHIYEQEVRSLRALLDTETNEKMRMEAERDHLRDVYGQMKDKYEEEVRLRMDAEDTLHKIREAADKAVLANSDIDGSISSLVNEISFLRKVFSEENNELSSQIQAASITVDKEVAKPDLSLALKEIRSQYEKLANKNMQAAEDWYRAKFATVAEMTSKNNEAVRSIREETTEYRRLLQSRSSEIEALKTVIQSLNKQLEDLEERQSREVEKYQERINELEKDINDAKQEMAHYLREYQDLLNVKMALDIEIAAYRKLLEGEEIRLCFSSLPALS